One Spinacia oleracea cultivar Varoflay chromosome 4, BTI_SOV_V1, whole genome shotgun sequence DNA segment encodes these proteins:
- the LOC110797969 gene encoding glutathione S-transferase T3-like codes for MDPNYYSQNLKNNFDDFDLNSDNNQHPGYDSYSQGNSSSQNFQQSFYANTIVDREAIEERVMETQEPIMTHPLPVNPNQPIKVASQSRSWSIQEDEALVDSYIKVCSDQIIGTNIRKADIWRQAAARYSQIQVGRPYELPIRNAKCLESRWGRMSPDIMLWAASFEKAGRLFASGNNDADQVATAHQLFRTENKKNFTLMHAWKMLTKENPK; via the coding sequence atggaCCCTAATTACTATTCtcaaaatttaaaaaacaattttgatgattttgatctcAACTCTGACAACAATCAGCATCCCGGCTATGATTCTTATTCGCAGGGTAATTCTTCCTCTCAAAATTTCCAACAATCTTTTTATGCTAACACTATTGTTGACCGTGAAGCTATAGAGGAACGTGTTATGGAGACACAAGAACCGATCATGACACATCCATTGCCCGTCAACCCAAATCAACCAATTAAGGTTGCATCTCAGTCTCGAAGTTGGTCGATTCAGGAGGATGAAGCTCTGGTTGATTCCTACATTAAAGTTTGCTCCGATCAGATTATTGGCACCAACATAAGAAAAGCTGATATTTGGAGGCAAGCTGCTGCGCGCTATAGCCAAATTCAAGTAGGTAGACCGTACGAACTTCCTATAAGAAATGCAAAATGTTTAGAGAGTCGTTGGGGAAGGATGTCTCCAGACATCATGTTGTGGGCTGCTAGTTTTGAAAAGGCTGGTAGGTTATTTGCAAGTGGGAATAATGATGCGGACCAAGTTGCTACCGCTCACCAGCTATTCCGcacagaaaacaaaaagaacttcacattgatgcatgcttggaAGATGCTTACTAAAGAAAACCCAAAGTAG